From a region of the Aeoliella mucimassa genome:
- a CDS encoding LysM peptidoglycan-binding domain-containing protein gives MSAIRPLATIAALMVLGYILWQQINTPDLQTSTENQLAMEEGVPPVEFDFGAGAGVEPGPPAFESSAPPAFEPAMPIVKDTPPTVAPVAPPQEPEFDFGPVPDSAVAGGITPLSPEDTSAMPELPPLPTPTGSGNTAVVPAPAPENSIDSMALPPIAESSQLPPIESNQAPLDEDLTSMARAEMVPLASGFAKEKPAINDALARGELEQAHLLLTKWYGDRSLPPAEQSEVEELLSQLAGSVIYSTNHSLESPHVVRQGETLETIGQVYGVPWQLLAKINGVSQSAGVQPGQELKVIQGPFSAVVDVERQQLALLVSERYAGRFNVKTEGQAANEGAWVVTQKQMPNGVTTDSKVVILEPEGGSTGTQLVLGPASDTGPRSAGAIRVAPQDQNDLFDILSIGSRVMIRK, from the coding sequence ATGAGTGCCATCCGCCCGCTCGCAACTATCGCCGCACTGATGGTGTTAGGTTACATCTTATGGCAACAGATCAACACTCCCGATCTACAGACATCGACAGAGAATCAACTGGCGATGGAAGAAGGCGTTCCGCCTGTGGAGTTCGATTTTGGTGCCGGAGCAGGTGTGGAACCGGGACCTCCCGCGTTCGAATCGTCTGCTCCTCCAGCGTTTGAGCCGGCTATGCCAATCGTAAAGGACACTCCCCCCACGGTAGCACCAGTGGCTCCGCCGCAAGAGCCCGAGTTCGATTTCGGCCCGGTTCCCGATTCGGCAGTAGCTGGCGGCATCACTCCGCTCTCTCCCGAAGATACCTCGGCGATGCCCGAACTCCCTCCCCTGCCCACTCCCACGGGTAGCGGCAATACCGCTGTAGTACCTGCTCCAGCTCCGGAGAACTCGATCGACAGCATGGCACTGCCTCCCATTGCCGAAAGCAGCCAGCTTCCCCCGATCGAAAGCAACCAAGCTCCTTTGGACGAAGATTTGACCAGCATGGCGAGGGCCGAAATGGTCCCTTTAGCGTCCGGCTTTGCCAAAGAAAAACCAGCGATCAACGATGCTCTTGCTCGCGGCGAACTCGAGCAGGCGCACTTGTTGCTCACCAAATGGTATGGCGACCGTAGCTTGCCTCCCGCGGAGCAGAGCGAAGTTGAAGAGTTGCTCTCCCAACTTGCGGGTTCGGTGATCTACTCCACGAATCACTCGCTCGAGAGCCCCCACGTGGTTCGCCAAGGCGAAACACTCGAAACGATCGGTCAAGTCTACGGGGTACCTTGGCAACTACTGGCTAAGATCAATGGAGTCTCGCAGTCGGCCGGGGTGCAGCCAGGCCAGGAGCTGAAGGTGATCCAAGGCCCGTTCTCGGCCGTGGTCGACGTGGAACGTCAGCAACTCGCGCTGCTGGTCTCCGAACGTTACGCGGGCCGGTTTAACGTAAAGACCGAAGGCCAAGCCGCCAACGAAGGCGCGTGGGTCGTCACTCAGAAACAAATGCCCAACGGTGTCACCACCGACAGCAAAGTCGTGATTCTCGAACCCGAGGGTGGCAGCACCGGAACTCAATTGGTGCTCGGCCCCGCGTCGGATACTGGCCCTCGCTCAGCTGGCGCCATTCGCGTCGCTCCGCAGGATCAAAACGACCTGTTCGATATCCTGTCGATCGGCTCGCGAGTGATGATTCGCAAGT
- a CDS encoding zinc-ribbon domain-containing protein, with product MDDDWDDWQDDSTDWDDSEYPDEYESSDSFDLVPCPHCGADIVDEAVRCPICGEYVSFSTSPWQGKPWWWIVVSLLGVGATIVALLLL from the coding sequence ATGGACGACGACTGGGACGACTGGCAGGACGATTCAACCGATTGGGACGACTCGGAGTACCCTGACGAGTACGAATCGTCGGACTCGTTCGATCTGGTGCCGTGTCCCCATTGCGGGGCCGACATCGTAGACGAAGCGGTGCGTTGTCCAATTTGTGGCGAATACGTGTCATTCAGTACCAGTCCCTGGCAGGGAAAACCCTGGTGGTGGATCGTGGTCAGTCTGCTTGGGGTCGGCGCAACCATCGTTGCATTACTACTGCTGTAG
- a CDS encoding replication-associated recombination protein A, with the protein MADLFASQEANNFERVQPLAARMRPRSLKEYAGQQHLIGEGQLLWRLLKAQQLGSVILYGPPGTGKTTLARLLAQHLAYEFRQLSAVTSGVKDIREQLESARDRVATGRKQTLLFIDEIHRFNRAQQDALLPDVEDGVVILVGATTSNPFFAVNSALVSRSRVFELEPLAPADIRGLLDSALADKVRGMGKFQVVADDEALDYLSQVCDGDARQALSTLEIAVLSSDKESDGQIHLTKPVIASAVQRRAVAYDGSGDEHYDCASALIKSIRGSDPDASVYWLARMLEGGEDPRFLCRRLVILASEDIGNADPHALTLAVSAMQATEFVGLPECQLTLSQAVLYLALAPKSNAATMAIGSARSDIRDGRIVPVPRHLRDGHYAGSKQLGHGQGYQYSHEAEDGVAAQDYLGVDRQYYEPTTRGYEKVHTERLAWVRKRLRGE; encoded by the coding sequence ATGGCCGATCTGTTTGCCAGCCAGGAAGCGAACAACTTCGAGAGAGTTCAGCCGCTCGCCGCGCGGATGCGCCCGCGATCGCTCAAGGAGTACGCTGGGCAGCAACACCTGATTGGCGAAGGGCAACTGCTCTGGCGGTTGCTCAAAGCACAACAGCTAGGGTCGGTGATCCTGTACGGCCCGCCGGGGACCGGCAAAACCACGCTGGCGCGGTTGCTCGCTCAGCATCTGGCTTACGAGTTCCGCCAGCTGAGCGCGGTCACCAGCGGGGTAAAAGACATTCGCGAGCAACTCGAGTCGGCCCGCGACCGCGTGGCGACCGGCCGCAAGCAAACGCTGCTGTTCATCGACGAAATCCATCGCTTCAACCGCGCCCAGCAAGATGCCCTGCTGCCCGACGTGGAAGACGGGGTCGTGATTCTGGTGGGAGCGACCACGTCGAATCCGTTTTTTGCGGTGAACTCGGCGTTGGTGAGTCGTAGCCGAGTGTTTGAGCTCGAACCACTGGCTCCGGCCGATATTCGTGGACTCTTGGACTCGGCACTGGCTGACAAGGTCCGCGGAATGGGCAAGTTCCAGGTGGTCGCCGACGACGAAGCGCTCGACTATTTGAGCCAGGTCTGCGATGGCGACGCCCGTCAGGCCCTCTCGACGCTGGAGATCGCAGTACTCTCCAGCGACAAAGAGAGCGATGGCCAGATCCACCTCACCAAGCCGGTGATTGCCTCGGCGGTACAGCGACGCGCGGTCGCCTACGATGGCTCGGGCGACGAGCATTACGACTGCGCGAGTGCGCTGATCAAAAGCATCCGCGGCAGCGACCCCGATGCCAGCGTGTACTGGCTCGCCCGCATGCTCGAGGGGGGTGAAGATCCTCGGTTCTTGTGCCGGCGGTTAGTGATTCTCGCCAGCGAAGACATCGGCAACGCAGATCCGCACGCGCTGACGCTGGCAGTTTCGGCCATGCAGGCAACCGAGTTCGTGGGGCTGCCGGAATGTCAGCTCACCTTGTCGCAGGCGGTGCTCTATCTGGCACTAGCGCCGAAGTCGAACGCAGCGACCATGGCCATTGGTTCTGCTCGTAGCGACATTCGCGACGGGCGGATCGTTCCGGTGCCACGGCATTTGCGCGATGGTCACTACGCAGGCTCGAAGCAACTCGGGCACGGGCAAGGCTATCAATACAGTCATGAAGCCGAAGATGGCGTTGCCGCGCAAGATTACCTGGGGGTCGATCGGCAGTATTATGAGCCGACCACTCGCGGCTACGAAAAGGTGCATACCGAGCGGCTGGCATGGGTTCGCAAGCGTCTGCGGGGCGAGTAA
- a CDS encoding CorA family divalent cation transporter: MEVQPGTQSLLPPNWKVPQQFRDRLGRRVGRQRLMEAEGHLLIILHEPPDADDDFRVGHFFWRSPEGAWKPKAQRRGELPIAELLAKYDQMIDKLDDREEIADSPDEYFSLLRDLNPLVRAANNFYNTLQKAREAMPNDRELLLLRDSAYAMSRRVELLAADTRHSLNYHIAMRAEEQTENSERMAVASYRLNLLVALFFPIATLAGVFGMNLHNPLEEFSEKAGAVVMVVVLLLGLLMGGILTFFVMQPPGVKKTKHKKLGDS, encoded by the coding sequence ATGGAAGTACAACCCGGCACCCAATCCTTGCTCCCTCCCAACTGGAAAGTTCCCCAGCAATTTCGCGATCGGCTTGGTCGCCGGGTTGGTCGGCAACGGCTCATGGAGGCCGAAGGGCACCTGCTGATCATCTTGCACGAACCGCCAGATGCCGACGACGACTTTCGCGTGGGCCATTTCTTCTGGCGATCGCCCGAAGGAGCGTGGAAACCCAAAGCCCAACGCCGCGGCGAGTTGCCGATCGCCGAACTGCTGGCCAAGTACGATCAGATGATCGACAAACTCGACGACCGCGAAGAGATCGCCGACTCGCCCGACGAATACTTCAGCCTGCTCCGCGACCTGAACCCATTAGTGCGGGCGGCCAACAACTTTTACAACACGCTGCAGAAGGCCCGCGAAGCGATGCCGAACGATCGCGAGCTGCTGCTGCTCCGCGACTCGGCCTACGCCATGTCGCGACGAGTCGAACTGCTCGCGGCCGACACTCGGCACTCGCTCAACTACCACATCGCCATGCGGGCGGAAGAGCAAACCGAAAACAGCGAGCGGATGGCCGTTGCTTCGTACCGACTCAACCTGCTGGTCGCCTTGTTCTTTCCGATCGCGACGCTGGCCGGCGTGTTTGGTATGAACCTGCATAACCCTCTCGAAGAGTTCTCGGAGAAAGCCGGGGCCGTCGTCATGGTGGTGGTGCTGCTGCTCGGACTCCTCATGGGTGGCATCCTCACGTTTTTTGTGATGCAGCCACCCGGCGTCAAGAAAACAAAACACAAGAAACTCGGCGATTCCTAG
- a CDS encoding ABC transporter ATP-binding protein, with the protein MIEVRDVTHHYGLRPVLQDISLEVAKGELVVLLGPNGSGKTTLLGCMGGTIYPSRGKVLCNGIPRRLDEKSELAIRRQVVYLPDNTWLPRHQTGREFLLAVGRLYDIDDFRLFDHAERLMALFHLEDKGDSAISSYSTGQRKKIALASALITEAPCLLLDEPFSGGLDPAGILAMKAVLKRLAADENVTVVMTTPVPELVEELAHRVAVLRDGQLAAYGTADKLRAIAETDDFDEALQQLLYPEDRNVVGRYFGESSDEA; encoded by the coding sequence ATGATTGAAGTACGCGATGTGACTCACCACTATGGCCTGCGGCCGGTGCTGCAGGACATCTCCCTGGAGGTCGCAAAGGGCGAACTGGTCGTACTGCTCGGGCCGAATGGCTCTGGTAAAACGACGCTCCTTGGTTGCATGGGAGGCACCATTTACCCCTCTCGTGGAAAGGTGCTGTGCAATGGTATTCCGCGTCGGCTAGATGAAAAATCCGAGCTGGCCATCCGTCGTCAGGTGGTTTACCTGCCTGACAACACCTGGCTCCCGCGACATCAAACGGGCCGTGAATTTCTGTTGGCGGTCGGTCGCCTTTACGATATCGACGACTTCCGCCTGTTCGATCATGCCGAGAGACTAATGGCTTTGTTCCACTTGGAAGACAAAGGCGACTCGGCCATTTCGAGCTACTCGACCGGACAACGAAAGAAAATCGCCCTGGCGTCGGCACTCATTACCGAGGCTCCCTGTTTGCTATTAGACGAACCTTTCTCCGGCGGCCTGGATCCGGCTGGCATTTTGGCAATGAAAGCGGTACTCAAACGTTTGGCCGCCGACGAAAACGTGACGGTGGTGATGACAACGCCGGTACCCGAATTGGTGGAAGAACTCGCCCACCGCGTAGCTGTGCTCCGCGATGGCCAACTCGCCGCCTACGGCACTGCCGACAAGCTACGGGCTATCGCTGAAACCGACGACTTCGACGAAGCGTTGCAGCAACTGCTCTACCCCGAGGATCGAAACGTGGTGGGAAGGTATTTCGGAGAATCGAGCGATGAAGCTTAG
- a CDS encoding sugar phosphate isomerase/epimerase family protein, translated as MSRPVTLFTGQWADLTCEEMCQKGRDFGYNGLELACWGDHFEVNKAMEDPNYVAAKRDQLDKYDLECHAISAHLVGQAVCDLVDERHKSILPDYVWGDGNPAGVNERAAEELKNTARAAQKFGVEVVNGFTGSSIWHLLYSFPPVPESMIEDGFKLFADRFNPILDVFAECGVKFALEVHPTEIAFDIYTAQRALEAIDNRPEFGFNFDPSHLLWQGVDPVEFIRAFPDRIYHVHIKDAIVTLNGKTGILASHLNFGDDRRGWDFRSPGRGGVNFEEVLRALNRVGYAGPLSVEWEDCGMQRDHGAKEAAEFVRRMDFAPSDVQFDAAFEKE; from the coding sequence ATGTCGCGTCCCGTTACTCTGTTTACCGGTCAGTGGGCCGATCTTACTTGTGAAGAGATGTGCCAAAAGGGCCGCGACTTTGGTTACAACGGTTTGGAGCTCGCCTGTTGGGGCGACCATTTCGAAGTGAACAAGGCGATGGAGGATCCCAACTACGTGGCCGCCAAACGCGACCAGTTGGACAAGTACGATCTGGAGTGCCATGCCATTAGCGCCCATCTGGTGGGACAAGCCGTGTGCGACCTGGTGGACGAGCGTCATAAGAGCATCCTGCCCGACTACGTGTGGGGCGATGGCAACCCGGCCGGAGTCAACGAGCGGGCCGCCGAGGAGCTGAAAAACACGGCTCGGGCAGCCCAAAAGTTTGGTGTCGAGGTGGTGAACGGGTTCACCGGATCGAGCATCTGGCACCTGCTGTACTCGTTTCCGCCAGTTCCGGAGTCGATGATCGAAGACGGCTTCAAGCTGTTCGCCGACCGGTTCAATCCCATTCTCGATGTGTTTGCCGAGTGCGGCGTGAAGTTCGCCCTCGAAGTGCATCCCACCGAGATTGCCTTCGACATTTACACCGCCCAGCGGGCGCTCGAGGCCATCGACAACCGCCCCGAGTTCGGCTTCAACTTCGACCCCAGCCATCTGTTGTGGCAAGGTGTCGATCCCGTGGAGTTCATTCGGGCGTTCCCCGATCGCATTTATCATGTGCACATCAAGGATGCCATCGTCACGCTCAACGGCAAGACCGGCATCCTGGCCAGCCATCTGAACTTCGGCGACGATCGCCGCGGCTGGGACTTCCGCTCGCCGGGACGCGGTGGCGTGAACTTCGAGGAAGTGCTGCGGGCGCTCAATCGGGTGGGCTACGCCGGCCCGCTGAGCGTGGAGTGGGAAGACTGCGGAATGCAGCGTGACCACGGGGCCAAGGAGGCCGCCGAGTTCGTGCGCCGCATGGATTTTGCCCCCTCCGACGTGCAATTCGACGCCGCTTTCGAGAAGGAATAG
- a CDS encoding DUF1593 domain-containing protein produces MKCSAKLSQFVSFHPAGGVALCCLGLLGVGLALGAESLAESPEGGALAGERPRVIISTDIGGSDPDDFQSMVHLLLYADSLQIEGLISSPPDKGRLEHIHEVLDAYEADYRALCRNSGRQFPTASELRELSVQGAIDAAPAKGWSQPTDGSRRIVQQAKLKADRPLWVLVWGSITDVAQAVHDDPTIKTNLRVYSIGSWNTKMDESARKYLYEKHPDLWWIENDTTFRGMYQGGLQQGEWGNREFIKRHVRDFGALGSLYWDKKQDIKMGDTPSLLYLLRGDINDPTADHWGGAFQPTDHGPHYWTDDPQPSLSDQNRAGAKTVNRWRQDYLSDWQQRMTWLRDGQ; encoded by the coding sequence ATGAAATGTTCCGCCAAGCTCAGTCAATTCGTCTCCTTCCACCCCGCTGGTGGGGTTGCTTTGTGCTGCTTGGGATTGCTGGGAGTTGGTTTGGCCTTGGGTGCTGAGAGCCTGGCCGAGTCGCCTGAGGGGGGCGCGCTGGCGGGCGAGCGGCCACGGGTGATCATTTCGACCGACATCGGAGGATCCGACCCCGACGACTTTCAGTCGATGGTCCATCTGCTGCTGTATGCCGACTCGCTGCAGATCGAAGGGCTCATTTCGTCGCCGCCCGATAAGGGGCGACTGGAGCACATCCACGAAGTGCTCGACGCGTACGAAGCCGACTATCGAGCGCTCTGTCGCAACAGCGGCCGACAGTTCCCGACGGCCAGCGAGCTTCGCGAGTTGTCGGTGCAGGGGGCCATCGATGCTGCTCCGGCCAAAGGGTGGAGTCAGCCGACCGATGGTTCGCGGCGGATCGTGCAGCAAGCCAAGCTCAAAGCCGACCGCCCCTTGTGGGTGCTCGTGTGGGGCAGCATTACCGATGTCGCCCAGGCGGTGCACGACGATCCTACGATCAAAACCAACCTGCGGGTGTATTCCATTGGTTCGTGGAACACCAAGATGGACGAGTCCGCCCGCAAGTACTTGTACGAGAAGCATCCCGATCTGTGGTGGATCGAAAACGACACCACCTTCCGCGGCATGTACCAGGGCGGACTGCAGCAAGGCGAGTGGGGCAATCGCGAGTTTATCAAGCGTCATGTGCGCGACTTTGGGGCTTTGGGAAGTTTGTACTGGGACAAGAAGCAAGACATCAAAATGGGCGACACTCCGTCGCTGCTGTACCTGCTGCGGGGCGACATCAACGATCCGACCGCGGACCACTGGGGCGGTGCCTTTCAACCAACCGACCATGGCCCGCACTACTGGACCGACGATCCACAACCAAGCCTGAGCGACCAAAATCGAGCCGGCGCGAAAACCGTGAATCGCTGGCGGCAAGACTACCTAAGCGACTGGCAACAGCGGATGACTTGGCTTCGCGACGGGCAGTAG
- a CDS encoding helix-turn-helix domain-containing protein — MGWKKRPPESSLSCMGDVLRRYRKRRGWTQDELAIRSGYSLRLVRKAEAGQPVNIDTIEILAEALSTSDDPLPPEDVVAAPGLIVQAFFERFQKHGVEVGENVDDIVSPNFRFWVAGDESLLPFAGTWHGYEGLSKYAQTLMSILAPVEVNPSTHRLYVDGSNVIYNGSMTWKGIGSSNHHDVWQVNHYRVKRGKIIEWLCYLDTLAVERLYRDFLAAQQS, encoded by the coding sequence ATGGGTTGGAAGAAGCGACCACCGGAGAGTTCGCTCTCGTGCATGGGCGACGTGTTGCGCCGTTATCGAAAGCGACGTGGTTGGACCCAGGACGAGCTGGCCATTCGTTCGGGCTACAGCCTGCGATTGGTTCGTAAGGCAGAAGCCGGGCAGCCGGTAAACATCGACACCATCGAGATTCTCGCCGAAGCCCTCTCGACCAGCGACGACCCGCTGCCGCCAGAAGACGTGGTGGCAGCGCCGGGCCTCATCGTGCAGGCGTTTTTCGAGCGATTTCAAAAACATGGAGTTGAAGTCGGCGAAAACGTCGACGACATTGTTTCGCCGAACTTCCGCTTCTGGGTGGCTGGCGACGAGTCGCTGCTGCCGTTTGCGGGTACTTGGCACGGGTACGAAGGCCTGTCGAAGTACGCCCAAACGCTGATGTCGATTCTCGCCCCCGTGGAGGTGAATCCCTCGACGCATCGGCTTTACGTTGATGGCTCGAACGTGATCTACAACGGCTCGATGACCTGGAAAGGCATCGGCTCGTCAAACCATCACGATGTCTGGCAAGTGAACCATTACCGCGTAAAACGGGGCAAAATCATCGAGTGGCTCTGCTACCTCGACACGCTGGCCGTCGAGCGACTTTACCGCGATTTTCTGGCCGCACAGCAATCCTGA
- a CDS encoding helix-turn-helix transcriptional regulator encodes MPDSDQNLIPMEDAVAAVKLLGDVAGHEGDVNERKRLLMQRLKEFTDADGWLWSVTFRDASNNRPMSVGVIHEGLTDSQFSGWLEASQVARPQPPEDQPLGRELAKGMHYTRTRRQLVTDAEWYNSPTVKKYRLDRGIDDFLYSIYPLGGDDMCSAIGLFRHVGREPFADHHRRVTHIILSNVEWLHFAGLPEHRENAVPQLTPTQRMVLVYLLEGRRRSDIAELMHITENTAKVHVRNVLKFYDAKDQLDLVCKFRAGDGRDVV; translated from the coding sequence ATGCCCGACTCGGATCAAAACCTGATTCCCATGGAAGATGCCGTGGCCGCCGTGAAGCTCCTGGGCGACGTCGCGGGCCACGAAGGGGACGTGAACGAGCGAAAGCGACTGTTAATGCAGCGGCTCAAAGAGTTCACCGACGCCGATGGATGGCTGTGGTCCGTGACCTTTCGCGATGCTTCGAACAACCGACCGATGTCGGTCGGCGTGATCCACGAAGGGCTTACCGATTCGCAGTTCAGCGGATGGCTCGAAGCCAGCCAGGTCGCTCGCCCACAACCCCCGGAGGACCAACCGCTCGGGCGCGAACTTGCCAAAGGCATGCACTACACCCGTACTCGCCGACAGTTGGTCACCGACGCGGAGTGGTACAACAGCCCCACGGTTAAGAAGTATCGACTCGACCGCGGCATCGACGACTTTCTCTACAGCATCTACCCCCTCGGCGGCGACGACATGTGCAGCGCTATCGGGCTGTTCCGCCACGTGGGCCGCGAGCCGTTTGCCGACCATCATCGCCGAGTCACGCATATCATCCTGTCGAATGTCGAATGGCTACACTTCGCAGGGCTTCCGGAGCATCGCGAGAATGCGGTGCCGCAGCTCACGCCGACCCAGCGGATGGTGCTCGTCTACCTGCTCGAGGGACGACGTCGGAGCGACATCGCTGAGCTGATGCACATCACAGAGAACACCGCGAAGGTGCATGTTCGCAACGTGCTGAAGTTCTACGACGCGAAAGACCAGCTCGATCTGGTTTGTAAGTTCCGCGCCGGCGACGGCCGCGATGTGGTGTGA
- a CDS encoding ISKra4 family transposase: MNVRSRWVDSLLGPLQVRRHYYHCRRCRHGLFPRDKTLGLGKRKFSPAAAQVVSIAGVQTSFAQSSEVTLRKLCGLKVSESTVERVTEDAGERLQTLLAEGETFGNTEPFAWQRDAHGKTCAYVSLDATGVRQQGPRGAQAEGRMAYVGMIYNINSEQDARSPDPHSVRYLSGFYELPELGRQLRRQAAAVGWDEAEQQIAISDGGAGLEEFLRVHFPRAERILDFWHASEYLVELSQSLYPDDEEHRTAQLASWCHRLKHQGGLSIVWMLQSLEKTNWSSAQREAYTTCLRYFQNHQHKMNYPRYVAHGWQIGSGPVESACKTVVAGRLKQSGMRWSQHGSNAVCHLRALYLSQRGCWEDYWQKYAA, from the coding sequence GTGAACGTTCGCTCGCGGTGGGTCGATAGCCTGCTCGGCCCACTGCAAGTGAGGCGTCACTACTACCACTGCCGCCGGTGCCGTCACGGATTGTTTCCGCGGGACAAAACGTTGGGACTCGGCAAGCGAAAGTTTAGTCCGGCCGCGGCCCAGGTGGTGAGCATCGCCGGCGTGCAAACGAGCTTCGCTCAGTCGAGCGAAGTGACACTTCGTAAACTGTGTGGACTGAAAGTCAGCGAGTCGACCGTCGAACGAGTCACCGAAGACGCTGGCGAGCGTCTCCAAACGTTACTCGCCGAAGGCGAGACGTTTGGCAACACAGAGCCGTTCGCCTGGCAACGCGATGCGCATGGCAAGACGTGCGCGTACGTGAGTCTCGACGCCACAGGCGTGCGACAGCAAGGCCCTCGTGGCGCGCAGGCCGAGGGCCGCATGGCGTACGTCGGCATGATTTACAACATAAACAGCGAGCAGGATGCTCGCTCGCCCGACCCGCATTCGGTGCGGTATTTATCGGGGTTTTATGAACTCCCGGAACTTGGGCGGCAACTGCGTCGCCAAGCCGCCGCGGTTGGGTGGGACGAGGCAGAGCAGCAGATCGCGATCTCGGATGGCGGTGCTGGTTTAGAAGAGTTCTTGCGAGTGCACTTCCCGCGTGCGGAGCGGATCCTCGACTTCTGGCACGCGAGTGAGTACCTGGTGGAATTAAGCCAGTCGCTCTATCCGGACGACGAGGAGCATCGCACTGCTCAGTTGGCATCGTGGTGTCACCGGCTGAAGCACCAAGGAGGCTTGAGCATCGTGTGGATGTTGCAGTCGCTGGAGAAGACCAACTGGTCTTCCGCTCAACGCGAAGCTTATACGACCTGCCTGCGATACTTCCAAAACCACCAGCACAAGATGAACTACCCCCGCTACGTGGCCCACGGCTGGCAGATCGGCAGCGGCCCGGTCGAGAGCGCGTGCAAAACCGTCGTGGCGGGGCGCTTGAAGCAAAGCGGCATGCGCTGGAGCCAGCACGGCTCAAACGCCGTGTGCCACCTCCGCGCCCTCTACCTCAGCCAACGCGGCTGCTGGGAAGACTACTGGCAAAAGTACGCAGCTTAA